One Phaseolus vulgaris cultivar G19833 chromosome 11, P. vulgaris v2.0, whole genome shotgun sequence genomic window carries:
- the LOC137832000 gene encoding pre-mRNA-processing protein 40C isoform X2, translating into MPPSDPNYRPTTSWMPTAMSLPVHPVMPTPGNPGPPGLASSSMISINPAVPSTGTDSSSAALLRPNMPISAIASDPTNPLKGLPYPSMPSMAAPPQGLWLQTPQMSGVFRPPYLQYPAPFPGPFPFPARGVTLPAVPIPDSQPRGVTPVSGGSSTFSPASSNQLRGTTALQTEVISGPADDKKKLNAVIAPNEDTSNNDQLEAWTAHKTEAGIIYYYNAMTGESTYDKPAGFIGESHQVSAQPTPVSMTDLPGTDWLLVSTSDGKKYYYNNRTKTSCWQIPNEVAELKKKQDGDVTKDQLMSVPNNNVLSDRGSGMVTLNAPAINTGGRDAAALKPSNLQNSSSALDLIKKKLQDSGTPVTSSSIPAPSVQTGSESNGSKAVESTSKGMQADNSKDKQKDSNGAANVSDTSSDSEDEDSGPSKEECIIQFKEMLKERGVAPFSKWEKELPKIVFDPRFKAIPSYSARRSLFEHYVKTRAEEERKEKRAAQKAAIEGFKQLLDEASEDINYNTDYQSFRKKWANDPRFEALDRKEQEHLLNDRVFPLKKAAEEKTQAMRAAAAASFKSMLKDRGDISFNSRWSRVKESLRDDPRYKSVRHEDREVLFNEYLSELKAAEYAAERETKAKREEQDKLRERERELRKRKEREEQEMERVRLKIRRKEAVTSFQALLVEIIKDPLASWTESKPKLEKDPQGRATNPELDSSDTEKLFREHVKMLQERCAHEFRVLIADVLTSDAASHENDDGKTVLNSWSTAKRVLKSDPRYNKVPRKEREALWRRYAEDMLRRQKASHSHDSREDKHSDGRGRNPLESSKYPLQSGRSHDRR; encoded by the exons ATGCCTCCCTCTGATCCTAATTATCGTCCAACTACTTCATGGATGCCCACTGCCATGTCTCTTCCTGTGCATCCTGTAATGCCTACTCCAGGAAATCCTGGCCCTCCTGGATTAGCATCATCTTCTATGATATCTATCAATCCTGCTGTTCCATCTACAGGAACAGATTCTTCCTCAGCAGCATTACTGAGACCAAACATGCCAATTTCAGCCATTGCATCAGATCCTACTAACCCTCTGAAAGGTTTACCCTATCCATCCATGCCTTCTATGGCTGCTCCCCCTCAGGGACTTTGGTTACAGACCCCACAGATGAGTGGTGTATTTAGGCCCCCATATCTTCAATACCCCGCTCCTTTTCCTGGCCCTTTTCCATTTCCAGCACGTGGTGTTACTCTCCCTGCTGTTCCAATTCCTGATTCTCAACCTCGTGGTGTTACACCTGTGAGTGGTGGCAGTAGCACTTTTTCACCTGCTTCCAGCAATCAGCTGAGGGGAACAACTGCTTTGCAAACAGAAGTTATTTCAGGGCCAGCTG ATGATAAGAAGAAATTAAATGCTGTCATCGCCCCAAATGAGGATACTTCTAATAATGATCAATTAGAGGCCTGGACAGCCCACAAGACTGAAGCAGGAATTATATACTATTATAATGCCATGACTGGAGAATCAACATATGATAAACCTGCTGGATTTATAGGGGAG TCTCACCAAGTTTCCGCTCAGCCTACTCCAGTTTCAAT GACGGATTTGCCTGGTACCGATTGGCTGTTGGTCTCTACAAGTGatggaaaaaaatattactacaACAATCGAACCAAG ACTAGCTGCTGGCAAATTCCAAATGAGGTGGCTGAATTGAAAAAGAAACAAGATGGTGATGTTACAAAAGATCAGTTAATGTCAGTTCCAAATAATAATGTATTGTCTGATAGAGGGTCTGGAATGGTTACTCTGAATGCTCCTGCTATTAATACTGGTGGTCGTGATGCTGCAGCTCTTAAACCCTCTAATCTACAGAACTCATCGTCGGCTTTGGATTTGATCAAGAAGAAATTGCAGGACTCAGGAACACCTGTTACTTCCTCCTCTATTCCTGCACCATCAGTACAAACAGGATCTGAATCAAATGGTTCAAAAGCAGTTGAATCTACCTCTAAGGGAATGCAAGCAGATAATAGCAAAGATAAACAAAAAGATAGTAATGGTGCTGCTAATGTTTCCGATACATCTTCAGATTCTGAAGATGAAGATAGTGGGCCTTCAAAGGAGGAGTGCATCATTCAATTCAAG GAGATGCTCAAGGAGCGAGGAGTGGCACCATTCTCTAAGTGGGAGAAAGAATTGCCAAAGATAGTATTTGATCCTCGTTTTAAG GCCATCCCAAGTTATTCTGCTAGGAGATCCTTGTTCGAGCATTATGTTAAAACTCGTGCTGAAGAAGAACGCAAAGAAAAGCGGGCTGCACAGAAGGCTGCAATTGAAGGATTTAAGCAATTACTGGATGAAGCCTCAGAG gatATTAATTACAATACTGATTATCAAAGTTTCCGGAAGAAATGGGCAAATGATCCACGGTTTGAGGCATTGGACCGCAAGGAGCAAGAGCACCTATTGAATGATAG AGTATTTCCTTTGAAGAAAGCTGCTGAAGAAAAGACTCAAGCAATGCGTGCAGCTGCTGCAGCCAGTTTTAAGTCAATGCTTAAAGATCGTGGGGATATATCTTTCAACTCACGTTGGTCCAGG GTTAAAGAAAGTTTAAGGGATGACCCAAGATATAAATCTGTGAGGCATGAGGATAGGGAAGTTTTGTTCAATGAGTATTTATCTGAACTGAAAGCTGCAGAATACGCCGCAGAAAGAGAGACCAAAGCTAAAAGGGAGGAGCAG GACAAGCTCAGGGAAAGAGAACGAGAGCTGCGCAAAAGGAAGGAAAGAGAAGAACAGGAAATGGAGAGGGTGCGACTAAAAATTCGAAGAAAGGAGGCAGTTACTTCTTTTCAAGCTTTACTGGTGGAGATAATCAAAGATCCTCTG GCATCATGGACGGAATCCAAGCCTAAATTAGAAAAGGATCCTCAAGGACGCGCAACTAATCCTGAACTTGATTCTTCTGATACGGAAAAGTTGTTTCGGGAACACGTGAAGATGCTTCAGGAG CGATGTGCTCACGAGTTTAGAGTTCTGATAGCTGATGTATTGACTTCCGATGCTGCATCTCATGAAAATGACGATGGAAAAACAGTGCTTAATTCTTGGTCTACAGCGAAGCGAGTTCTAAAATCTGATCCAAGATATAACAAAGTTccaagaaaagaaagagaagcaTTGTGGCGGCGGTATGCAGAGGACATGCTGCGGCGCCAAAAGGCATCTCATTCACACGATTCCAGGGAAGACAAACATAGTGACGGTAGAGGTAGAAATCCTCTAGAATCTTCCAAATATCCATTGCAATCTGGGAGATCGCACGACCGAAGATAA